A window of the Mucilaginibacter sp. cycad4 genome harbors these coding sequences:
- a CDS encoding DUF5686 family protein: MLSFFEIFFRIPGFAKRILLQVLTLLYTKRTAFYFFLLIPFYVGAQQTDSLKKSTFHTVTSIRGQVIDDANGQPLPGINIRFTGSKYGTNSDLDGKFELSAPGSFTHVTFSYIGFQLVTRTIKPGQPNVLQIRLHGSQTQLKEVTVISGKKQRYRNKGNPAVELIQQVIDHKKQNRMESADYLQYDQYERINLSFIDMPANLMNSRYFKMYKFMLDTVKNNGQTQVLLPAYFSEKQYQNYYRKNPAKSIRILKAQKEANILKFIDTAGLDIYLNRLYGNNIDIYDNNVFIINNQLLSPIADHSPNYYKFFITDTIQSGKEKLIELSFTPRTKGDLLFEGKLLVSMTGNYAVRSCELNVNKQININFMRNLKVTLDFEQHPNGRYFLSKSDVKADLGILKNKGFGLMGERTVFLSNYLTDTPLPATFYEGRELQIAGDANKPDTSYWLHQRPDTLSAHQAKVYPRITQLEKMPQFKRATWIAATLTGGYAKWGPVLLGPIGTLYSRDSQEGSRFQVGGRTTPELNKSIYFEGFGAYGTRDRTYKYNLATFLSFNKTPFYRYPNDYIKASYLYDVDVPGQNLSTINQQAALSSFQTGKTRYWLYSRVVKIEYVKDFENHFSFDLAFRNWNQRPAAALVFQYNDAANTVVHDLTTTELNLAFRYAPHEQILQGTVYRRTIYSKYPILNLQINQGFKGLFNGSYNFTSFNASIFKRFYLSQLGHTDITVLGNYLAGKVPFPLLNISPANQSLAYDEDGYNQMTYLEFVSDHYAGINLTHSFNGFLLNKVPLIKHLKWREFLSAKVLFGGLRNENNPLYSANLYRFPTGTSDSNGTYALGNTPYVEAGVGIGNIFKFLRIDGIRRFNYLDHPGASPYGIKFGFSPHF, from the coding sequence TTGCTATCTTTTTTTGAGATCTTTTTCAGAATCCCCGGTTTCGCGAAGCGGATATTACTTCAAGTTTTAACGTTGTTATATACCAAAAGGACTGCTTTTTATTTTTTTTTACTGATCCCTTTTTATGTCGGGGCACAGCAAACGGACAGCCTTAAAAAATCAACCTTTCATACCGTAACCAGCATACGCGGGCAAGTAATAGATGATGCTAACGGCCAGCCGCTTCCGGGCATCAATATCAGGTTTACCGGGAGCAAATATGGCACCAATTCGGATCTGGATGGAAAGTTTGAATTAAGTGCCCCGGGTTCTTTTACACACGTTACCTTTTCATATATAGGTTTTCAGCTGGTTACAAGAACAATTAAACCAGGGCAGCCAAATGTGCTTCAAATTCGGCTGCATGGCAGTCAAACCCAATTAAAAGAAGTTACTGTTATTTCAGGCAAAAAACAACGTTATCGAAACAAGGGTAATCCGGCGGTTGAGCTCATTCAGCAGGTTATCGATCATAAAAAGCAAAACCGGATGGAAAGCGCTGATTACCTGCAATACGACCAGTATGAGCGGATCAACTTGTCGTTTATAGACATGCCCGCCAACTTGATGAACAGCCGCTATTTTAAAATGTACAAGTTTATGCTTGATACAGTAAAAAACAACGGGCAAACCCAGGTACTGCTCCCAGCCTATTTCAGCGAAAAACAATACCAAAATTATTACCGTAAAAACCCAGCAAAATCCATCCGGATCCTGAAGGCACAAAAAGAGGCCAACATCCTCAAATTTATTGATACTGCGGGTTTGGATATCTACCTGAACAGGCTCTACGGCAATAACATTGATATTTATGATAACAATGTTTTCATTATAAATAACCAGCTCCTCAGCCCCATCGCCGACCATTCCCCCAACTATTACAAATTTTTCATTACCGATACGATACAATCGGGCAAGGAAAAATTGATTGAATTAAGCTTTACACCGCGCACCAAAGGCGATCTGCTTTTTGAAGGCAAGTTACTGGTAAGCATGACCGGCAACTATGCTGTACGATCATGCGAACTAAATGTAAATAAGCAGATCAATATCAATTTTATGCGGAACCTTAAAGTGACGCTTGATTTTGAGCAACATCCCAATGGCAGGTACTTTTTAAGTAAAAGTGATGTTAAAGCCGACTTAGGTATTTTAAAAAATAAAGGTTTCGGGCTGATGGGTGAAAGAACTGTTTTCCTGTCGAACTATTTAACCGATACGCCGCTTCCGGCAACGTTTTATGAAGGCAGGGAGCTGCAAATAGCGGGTGACGCCAACAAGCCCGACACCTCGTATTGGCTGCATCAGCGGCCGGATACCTTATCTGCCCACCAGGCCAAAGTTTATCCCCGGATTACCCAATTGGAAAAAATGCCGCAATTTAAAAGGGCGACCTGGATTGCAGCCACCTTAACCGGAGGTTATGCCAAGTGGGGCCCTGTATTATTAGGTCCCATTGGCACGTTATACTCCCGTGATAGCCAGGAAGGGTCACGTTTCCAGGTTGGCGGGCGCACCACCCCCGAATTGAATAAATCAATATACTTTGAGGGGTTTGGCGCTTACGGCACCCGGGACAGAACTTACAAATACAATCTTGCTACATTCCTTTCATTCAATAAAACGCCATTTTACCGCTATCCTAACGATTATATTAAGGCAAGCTATTTGTATGATGTTGATGTACCGGGGCAAAATCTTTCAACTATTAACCAGCAGGCTGCACTTTCATCTTTTCAAACCGGAAAAACAAGGTACTGGCTTTATAGCAGGGTTGTCAAAATTGAATATGTAAAAGATTTTGAAAATCATTTTTCGTTCGACCTCGCATTCCGGAACTGGAACCAACGCCCCGCCGCGGCATTGGTATTTCAATACAATGATGCAGCTAATACAGTGGTGCATGATTTAACAACTACCGAATTAAATCTTGCTTTCAGGTATGCACCTCACGAACAGATCCTCCAGGGCACCGTTTATCGCCGTACCATCTACAGCAAATACCCTATTTTAAATCTGCAGATCAATCAGGGCTTTAAAGGCTTGTTTAATGGTTCATATAATTTCACAAGCTTTAATGCAAGCATTTTCAAACGCTTCTATCTTTCTCAGCTTGGCCATACCGATATTACTGTACTGGGGAATTATTTGGCGGGGAAGGTACCCTTTCCGCTCCTCAACATCAGCCCGGCTAATCAGTCACTCGCTTATGACGAAGACGGTTATAATCAAATGACCTACCTGGAGTTTGTAAGTGATCATTATGCAGGTATCAACCTGACACATAGCTTTAACGGCTTTTTGCTTAATAAGGTACCTTTGATAAAACACCTGAAATGGAGAGAGTTTTTATCTGCCAAAGTATTGTTTGGCGGCTTGCGAAACGAAAACAACCCGCTTTACTCAGCAAATTTATATCGTTTCCCAACAGGAACAAGTGACTCAAACGGCACCTACGCCTTAGGGAATACACCTTACGTGGAAGCAGGAGTAGGTATAGGAAACATCTTTAAATTTTTGCGGATAGATGGCATAAGACGATTTAATTATCTTGATCATCCCGGAGCATCTCCTTATGGTATCAAGTTTGGTTTCAGTCCTCATTTTTAA